The Desulfonatronovibrio magnus region GATCGTTCCCTGTTTTCTGCTGAGCTGAATCCTGAGAAAAAAGAAGCAATTTTGACCCCTCTTTTAGATGGTCAGGACAATGAAGAAAATATTCAGCGCCATATTAATGCCCTGACTGCAGACGGATATAGCCGTATTGTTTTTCGAATTGATCTTGCCCATGGATGGCAGGCACATCTTGGAGGGACACTGCTTAAACAGGGCTTCAGCCCGGTGATGGTTCTTCCCCATGCAGGCATGGGCGACATACTGGTTTTTGAATATGTCTGATATATCCCTGAGCAGTCTGGTTCCCGCCTATATCCAGGCCTTTGAACCCTATACTCCCAGTCGTCCAGACCATGAGCTCATGCGCCGGTTCGGGGTGGATCACCTGCATCGCCTGAATAATAATGAAAACGCTCTGGGGCCGCCTCCAAATGCCCGCAGGTTTATTGAGCAGTTCAACCCTGACCTGGCTCCAGTGTATCCCAGCGGAGACTGCTTTGACCTGCGCCAGACCCTGGCAGCAAAGTTCGGCAAGTCAGAGAATCAATTCCTGGTGGGCAATGGATCATGCGAGGTCATAGCCAGCGTAGTCAAGGCCTTTTGCCAGCGTGGAGACAATATTGTCACAGCAGACAAGACCTTTGCTGTATACGAATGGATAGCTGAGTTTTCCGGGTTTGAGGCCCGGCTTATTCCTTTGCGCGAGCATGGATTCGATCCCCAGGCCATGTTAGACGCCATTGACGGCCAGACCAAGATTATTTTTGTCTGCAACCCCAACAACCCCACCGGCACCTACTGGGACCTGGATACTTTGAGGTCCTTTCTAAACAGTGTGGACAACAGATGCATTGTAGTAATAGACGAAGCCTATTTTGAATATGTCCAGGAACCTGGTTTTCCCGACGGCATGAACATTATGGAAGAATATCCCAATGTAGTGGTTTTCAGGACTTTTTCCAAGATGTATGCCCTGGCTGCCCTGAGAATAGGATATCTCTGTGCCAGGTCAGACGTAGTGGATATTATTCGCAGAACTCATGTGGTCTATTCGGTAAACAGTCTGGGCCAGAAAGCAGCTGCAGCTTCACTCAAGGATGACGCTGATTTTATTGATGATACCCGGACCATGGTGGCTGATGGGAAAAAACTGCTCAAAGAAGAATTTTCAAAGCTTGGCCTTAACTATCTGTGCGGACAGGGCAATTTCATGATGGTCAAGGTTCCAATGTCTGACACCCTGATCTATCGCAAACTGGCCCACAAAGGGATTCTGGTGCGGACCATGACTGGATTCAGATTCCCTGACTGGATAAGGGTCAGTCTGGTCCAGCTCCCGGTGATGGAAGAGTTCTGTAATGCCTTAACTGAAGTTCTTAGAAAATGAAATTTGAATGATAGAGTTAAAAGCTGCTGAAAAATTTATCAAAATGCGGCAATTAACTTTTCATCAAACTTTTAGTGGAGAAAATCATGAGCCTGTCCAGAAAAGAATGCCTTGAATCTTTACGGAACAAACCACATATCATTGAACCGGGTCAAAAATTCGTGGTGGATGAGTTCCGGCCCGAAGACGGACTTGGCGTGGCCCGGCTGTTCCACGCCGTGTACGGCGAGATGTTTCCGGTGGATTATGTCTATGATCCGGAGGAGCTGGTCCGGCTCAATGCCGGGCCGGATCTGTACCAGATGCTCGGGCGTACGGACAAGGGCGATATCGTCGGCCTGTACGCCCTGTTCCGCAACCCTCCGGGACACAGGATCATGGAGGCCGGATCCTGGATCGTGCATCCGGCCTACCGCACCTCTTCCCTGGCCATGCGTCTGGTCGCCAGGATTAATACCGCCCCGCCCGAGCGCCTGGGAGTGGACGTCATTTACGGGCAGACCGTCTGCGACCATGTCACCACCCAGAAAATGGGCATCAAATACAACAGCTTCTACGGCGCCCTGGAAATCGAGGCCATGCCGCCCAGGCCAGCGGACTCTGCTGGACCGGGCTCCGGCCGGATCAGCCTGCTGGACGGGTTCATCATCCTGCGGGACCGGCCCCACGCCGTGCATCTTCCCCGTCACTACGCCCATGTCTTGCGCGCCCTCTACGCCAGCCGCGACCTGGATCGCGAATTCCGCGACGACCCCGGCCCGACCGGCTCCACCGAGGCCGCGATCCAGCCCATGGACAAGGCTGATCTGGTCAAAATGACCGTGGACCGGATCGGGACGGACTTCTGCGCCGTCCTGGCCCGGATGGAACAGGACTTCCCGGAACGTCACGTCTATCAGATCGTGCTGCCCCTGGGGCGTCCGGGCTGCACCGGGGCAGTGGACGCGGCCCGGACCAAGGGGTATTTCCTGGGCGGATTGCTGCCGCTCTGGTATGATCAGGATGGATTGCTGATGCAAAAACTTTCTAAAAAACCTGATTTTTCTCTGATTAAACTTTTCCCTGAAGAAGCACATACTCTTCTGGATTTCATTAAAAGTGACTATAACAGCCCGTTGAAAAACTCCCAATTGCTGCGTCGCTGCAAATAATTCAAACTCTCACGTATGAATAAATACGCTTCAACCTTGAACTTTTTTTGCTCCTTGCACTTGAAATTTTTGAACGGACTGTTGGATAAGGACTTTTTCAACACTCAGATAAGCATTTGAAATAAATTATTTGAATTTACTAACCTGTATGCTCCATCCAGGAGGAATAATCAATGAACAGGATAAACCTTGAGTTTGAAGACTATTTTCATGTAACCAGAGCAATTGTTTACTCAGAGATTAAAAAAATACATAAAGTGCCCGATGTATTTGGCGATGAATTGTTTCTCACACCTTCCAGTTCCTTCTCAGAGAAGCCTTTGTCAGCATTGCCTGATCAGTCAGGTTTAATCCGGGATAAAGTATGCAGATTTTTCGGCCTTGCCGGGGACAGGACTACAGGTTTGTCAGACTTGAACACCCTGGGACAATGGGCTGAATATCTTTTGGAACATACAGGGCCGTGTCCAGAAAACATTACTTTTTTTACATCCGGAAGCACAGGAGAACCTAAGCCCATTATCCGTGATTATTACTTTCTGGAGCAGGATGCCTCGCATTTGGCCAAGATGCTTCAGGGAACAAAAAGGTTTTTAGGACTTGTGCCTCCTCATCATATTTACGGCTTCATTTATACCGTCCTGATACCTAAGGTCCTGGGAGCGAAACTCATAGATCTGCGTTTCAAAAGACCTAAAGCAATTATCAGTAAACTGGCTCCTGGAGATGCCATCATTGGCTTTCCCCATATCTGGAGACTCTGCTCTGAAACCAAAGAACGTTTTCCTGCCGGGGTAATCGGGGTGACGTCCACAGGCCCATGTCCGCCGGAAATCATCCGTACACTTAAACGTCAAGGACTTCAGGTGATGTTTGAGATATATGGCTCTTCTGAAAGCGGGGCCATGGGCTATCGCTCCAATCCTGATGATCCTCTGACCCTGATGGACACATGGAAAAGATTAAGTACTGACAGCTTTGTCCGTGAACGTGAAGACGGCAGCTTTTCTGAGCCCTTTGTTTTTCAGGATGTTCTGGAGTGGCTGGATGAAACCCGTTTTTTCGTTAAAAAGCGTCTTGACAGTGCAGTACAGGTGACCGGGATCAATGTCTATCCAGCCAGGGTAATGGAGATGATCCTTTCTCATAAAGCTGTCGCAGAATGTGCCGTGCGGCTGATGCGGCCGGAAGAAGGCACACGTTTGAAGGCCTTTGTTGTTCTCAGGGATGGATTTCCAGCGGATGCAAAAATGCGGGACACCCTGCGTGTTTACCTTGCAGAGCGTTTGTACAGAGTTGAACGTCCAGGGGCCATAACCTTCGGCACTGAGTTACCCAAAAACGAGATCGGCAAGCCGGCCGACTGGACCATTGATACCAGCTCTGTGGGCATGACCCTGAATCTCGCCCTGGACAGACTTGAATCAGAAAAGCACCAGGTTAAAGCTGGACAGAAATTTAACGTGGATGCCCTGCGTGGGGATGACAACATGCGCGATGCCTGGGGAGTTGCCAGGCTGTTCTATGATGTATTTGAGAAATCTTTTCCCTTTGAGACATATTATATTCCCGAGAGGCTCATCGAAGAAAACCGCTTGAATCTGGTTCACAGTGCTGTGGCCAGGACGCCCGCAGGGGATATTGTCGGCTATGGCAGTCTTTTCCGCAGCTCAGCTCCACATCATCGTGTTTATGAAATTGGCTCCCATGTAATCCATCCTGCATATCGTAAAACCCGGGTGGCCCTTGATCTGCAGGAATATATCAGGAGTTCACTGATTCCCAAACATAGTGTTGAGATTTTTTTCAGCGAAGCTCCCTGCCATCAGGTAGCCACCCTGAAATTTGCGGCCATGAGCGGCATGAAGGAAACTGCATTGGAAATCGGGCTTATGCCTGGATCAGCATACGGAGCGACGGACTTTCCTGATGATCGTGTCTCCATGCTCCTGCTGTTTGGCCGCACTAAGGAACAAAAGCACAGGATCCACATCCCGGAAATCTACCAGGATGCCCTGGAGTATCTTCTTCAAGGAACTGAACTCGAACGTATAGCACTTCCCGCCGAAGACCAGCCTCCTGCCAGTATTGTGACCCGTGTTTCCACGGAATACTTTGCCTTCGCTCAGGTGGCCCGGATGCATGTTCTGACTATGGGATCAGATTTTGAACGGACCTTGGCCGGGTTTGAGGCTCAGGCATGTAAACCGGAGATCAGAGCAGGTGCTGGACAATCAGGGGCCAGAGTACTTCAGGTATTTGTCAATCTTGGCGAAGCATGGTGCGGGAAAGCAATAACCATCCTGCGAAAACAGGGCTATTTTATGGGAGGACTGCTGCCGGGATGGTTTGAGACAGACGGACTGCTGATGCAAAAAGTTCTGGATATGCCCAGTCTCGATTCCATTAAACTTTATTCCCAGAGAGCTCACCGTATTCTGGATCTGACCATGCGGGATATCGAGTCCAATCCTGCCTGCTCATCTTTGACCAAAAGACCTTTACAGATCCCAGTTTCAGACACAATCAGGATCAAGGCAAAAGATATAAATGAGGTGGTGATCTCCGGTCAGGGAATGACCGTAGATGAAGTAGTTGCTGTAGCGAGGCATGCAAAGCCTGTTCTGCTGACCAGAGACAAGTCGGTGATGACCCGTGTAGAAGCATCGGCTTCTTTCATTGAGTGGGCTGTGCGTACTGGAGAGCCTATTTATGGCGTAAACACCGGATTTGGCGGCATGGCTGATGTGGCCATTGCTGAAGGTGATCTGTGCGCCCTGCAGAATAACCTGCTGCGCTTTCTGAATGTCTGCGCCGGAGACTATCTGCCCATAGAAGACGTTCGAGCAGCTATGCTCCTGAGGGTAAACTCTCATTTACAGGGGGCTTCGGGCATACGTCGGGAACTCATTGAACGTACTCTAATTTTTCTGAATAACGGCGTAACCCCACTGGTCCGTGACATGGGCTCCATCGGAGCCAGCGGAGACCTGGCCCCTCTGGCCACCATTGCAGGAGCTCTAACTGGGACTGATTCGTGTTTTCAGGTGGACATGAATGGAGAAACCATGAGCTGCCTGACAGCCCTGAATCGCCTTGGGCTGAAGCCCTTTCCCTTAGGACCCAAGGAAGGACTGGGCATGGTTAACGGAACCTCGGTAATGACTGGTATTGCTGCCAATTGTCTTTACGATGCCCGCAGGTTGACAGCATTGTGCTTGAGTTTTCATGCCATGGTCATCCAGTCTCTGCGCGGATCCAATCAGTCTTTTCATCCTTTTATTCAGCAGCTCAAGCCCCATCCCGGCCAGGTCCGGGCTGCTGAACTGATGCTCAGACTTCTGGATGGATCATCCATGTGCCGTAACGAGCTGGACGGACATCATGAGATACTGGATGGACAGCCGGCTCAGGATCGATATTCTCTTCGCTGCCTGCCACAGTTCATGGGTCCGGTTTTGGACGGAATCCGTCTGGCCGCAACAGCAGTAGAAACCGAGATGAATTCAGCCAATGATAACCCGCTCATTGACAGCGACAATTTTCTAAGTCTGCACAGTGGAAATTTTCTTGGTCAGTACGTGGCTGTCTGGATGGATCATCTTAGATATTATCTTGGTCTTGCCGCCAAACACATGGATGTTCAGATCGCCCTTTTATCAGCCCCTGAATTTAATGCAGGTCTGCCTGCATCTCTGGTGGGCAACCCTGACCGCAAGGTGAATATGGGGCTCAAGGGCCTGCAGATTGCAGCCAACTCAATTATGCCTCTATTATCCTATCATGGCTCATCCATTGCAGACCGGTTTCCAACCCATGCTGAACAATTCAACCAGAACATCAACAGTCAGGGCTTTAATTCAGCAATTCTGACTCGAAAATCCATCAGGCTTATGCAGTCCTATACTGCCATGGCTTTGATCTTCGGGGTGCAGGCTGTATCACTGCGTGCAGCTCAGATGTCCGGCAGCCATAATCCGCACAAACTTCTTGCACCTGCCGGCATGGCTCTGTACGATGCAGTTCTGAATGTCTTAAATTTCAAACAAACAAATGATCGTCCATTAATTTGGAATGATGATGAACAATCCATTGAAGCCATGATTGAAACCCTGACCAGAGACATTGCCGGTGAAGGCAAAACAGTACAGGCTGTTGAAAACATTGTCGCAGCCTTACATTAATCTTAACAGCCTGAAAAACTCCCAATAATATATTATTCGGCTGCAAAAAATCTTTTTTGCGGCCTCAGGAGTCAGTAAAAACAAAGATTTATGGAGTTTTTTGCTGAACAAGTTCCTGCCCGCCATTTTGCAGGGAAATCATTGCAGGAGAGGAAATGAAAAACGAAAACAAAGATTGGGCCCCTGACAGGGCATTGGAAATCGGTCGCCCTACTCCCCGCATTGACGGATTAGGAAAGGCGTGCGGCACTGAACGTTACGCTGTGGACGAATACCCGGCCGGAATGCTTTGGGCGGGTGTAAAGCGTGCCGAAGTTCCCCATGCCCGTATTACAGGCATTGACATTTCCGTTGCTGAAAAAAGGCCGGGTGTGGTTCGGGTGCTGACCCGCAGGGATGTACCCGGAACAAACCGTCAGGGGATCATGCACAAGGACCAGCCAGTACTGGCCGGAACCAAGGTCCGCCACCTTGGAGAACCGGTGGCTCTGGTCCTGGCTGAGGACAGGGAGGCTCTCAGTGC contains the following coding sequences:
- the hisC gene encoding histidinol-phosphate transaminase → MSDISLSSLVPAYIQAFEPYTPSRPDHELMRRFGVDHLHRLNNNENALGPPPNARRFIEQFNPDLAPVYPSGDCFDLRQTLAAKFGKSENQFLVGNGSCEVIASVVKAFCQRGDNIVTADKTFAVYEWIAEFSGFEARLIPLREHGFDPQAMLDAIDGQTKIIFVCNPNNPTGTYWDLDTLRSFLNSVDNRCIVVIDEAYFEYVQEPGFPDGMNIMEEYPNVVVFRTFSKMYALAALRIGYLCARSDVVDIIRRTHVVYSVNSLGQKAAAASLKDDADFIDDTRTMVADGKKLLKEEFSKLGLNYLCGQGNFMMVKVPMSDTLIYRKLAHKGILVRTMTGFRFPDWIRVSLVQLPVMEEFCNALTEVLRK
- a CDS encoding aromatic amino acid lyase translates to MNRINLEFEDYFHVTRAIVYSEIKKIHKVPDVFGDELFLTPSSSFSEKPLSALPDQSGLIRDKVCRFFGLAGDRTTGLSDLNTLGQWAEYLLEHTGPCPENITFFTSGSTGEPKPIIRDYYFLEQDASHLAKMLQGTKRFLGLVPPHHIYGFIYTVLIPKVLGAKLIDLRFKRPKAIISKLAPGDAIIGFPHIWRLCSETKERFPAGVIGVTSTGPCPPEIIRTLKRQGLQVMFEIYGSSESGAMGYRSNPDDPLTLMDTWKRLSTDSFVREREDGSFSEPFVFQDVLEWLDETRFFVKKRLDSAVQVTGINVYPARVMEMILSHKAVAECAVRLMRPEEGTRLKAFVVLRDGFPADAKMRDTLRVYLAERLYRVERPGAITFGTELPKNEIGKPADWTIDTSSVGMTLNLALDRLESEKHQVKAGQKFNVDALRGDDNMRDAWGVARLFYDVFEKSFPFETYYIPERLIEENRLNLVHSAVARTPAGDIVGYGSLFRSSAPHHRVYEIGSHVIHPAYRKTRVALDLQEYIRSSLIPKHSVEIFFSEAPCHQVATLKFAAMSGMKETALEIGLMPGSAYGATDFPDDRVSMLLLFGRTKEQKHRIHIPEIYQDALEYLLQGTELERIALPAEDQPPASIVTRVSTEYFAFAQVARMHVLTMGSDFERTLAGFEAQACKPEIRAGAGQSGARVLQVFVNLGEAWCGKAITILRKQGYFMGGLLPGWFETDGLLMQKVLDMPSLDSIKLYSQRAHRILDLTMRDIESNPACSSLTKRPLQIPVSDTIRIKAKDINEVVISGQGMTVDEVVAVARHAKPVLLTRDKSVMTRVEASASFIEWAVRTGEPIYGVNTGFGGMADVAIAEGDLCALQNNLLRFLNVCAGDYLPIEDVRAAMLLRVNSHLQGASGIRRELIERTLIFLNNGVTPLVRDMGSIGASGDLAPLATIAGALTGTDSCFQVDMNGETMSCLTALNRLGLKPFPLGPKEGLGMVNGTSVMTGIAANCLYDARRLTALCLSFHAMVIQSLRGSNQSFHPFIQQLKPHPGQVRAAELMLRLLDGSSMCRNELDGHHEILDGQPAQDRYSLRCLPQFMGPVLDGIRLAATAVETEMNSANDNPLIDSDNFLSLHSGNFLGQYVAVWMDHLRYYLGLAAKHMDVQIALLSAPEFNAGLPASLVGNPDRKVNMGLKGLQIAANSIMPLLSYHGSSIADRFPTHAEQFNQNINSQGFNSAILTRKSIRLMQSYTAMALIFGVQAVSLRAAQMSGSHNPHKLLAPAGMALYDAVLNVLNFKQTNDRPLIWNDDEQSIEAMIETLTRDIAGEGKTVQAVENIVAALH